The Polaribacter sp. KT25b genome contains the following window.
CACCAGCTATTTTGGCTTCTTCTACACCTTCTGGCGCTATATCAATATCGGTCCATCCTGTAAATCTATTTGCTAAATTCCAAACACTTTTTCCATGTCTTACAAGAATCAACTTTCCCATTATCCTTTTTTATTGTTTAATAAAAATGAATTTTTAAGTACTTCACCTTAAAGAAGAACTTCTTCTAAAAGTTTGTTAAGTTTACTTAATTTCGATTTTTGTTTATTAATTTTTTTCTGAATTCTATTTACTTTTGCTTTAGTAATTGAATCGGAAATAGAATCCTCATAACCTTTAAGACTCGCTTCTAATTTGTTAATTCGAACTTTGGTTTTATTCTTTATTTCCTCTAAAGTCGATTTTCTTTTTGCTTCTAATTCTGCTATCTTAGCATTTCTTTTTGCTTTTAAATTGGCTATTTTAGTATTAATTTTTACTTTTTCTTCTTTTGTAGCTTTTTTAATTTTTTCGCGTTCATCTTCAATTTTATCTTCTAGATCTTCAATATGTTCATCTACATAAATATCATATTCTATTTCTGCTTCACTTCTTATAATTTCTGAACTAAAAGGTTTCATAGCATTATCAATAAAAATATCACTATCTTCATTTACTTCTGCGATAATCACAATTTCACCAATTTCCATTTTATTACTAACTTTCTGAATAAAATTTTTCTCAAAATTAAAATGACTACCATCAAAAATAGCACCTACTAATGTTCCAGAATAAAGTCCTATAATTAACCCTACAGGTCCTGCTATTGCGCCAATAAGACCTCCAAGAGCCATTCCTGTAAAAGTTCTCCATCCTTCACCTTCTGTTTCATCGTTTAGTACTTGGTATTGATTGTTTTCTTTTTTACGAATCATCATATCTTCATAGAGCGTAATATCTCCATAATCATCTAATTCTTTAATTTTATGCAAAGCATCAATTGCTTTTGTTTCTTCTTTAAAAGAAACGATTATAATGTGTGACATTTTATTTGATTTTTAATATTATTATTTATCTCAATTTAATTATCAAACTAATCTGCTAATTCTCCCATTTCTTCATCTAGCTCTCTTAACATGCTTAATTCTTCGCCAAAAGCTTCTAAACGACCTATTAAATATTGTACTTTATTAAGTTCTTCTGCTTGCTCTTTACAATACCATAAACCTAATTCTACTACCATAAAATTTCCTTCTTTATGTGCTACTTTAGTAAGATCATAACATTGTCTGGTAATTTCTTTTTCATGTGCTAATGCCGCAATAATTACATCAGGAAGACTTAAATAATCTTGTTTTGGTTGTTTTAAGGCAGGTGTAATTGGTCTTATTCCATTTGCCAAAAGCATTTTTTTTGCCTTAGTTGCGTGTACAAGTTCTTCATTACTATATTGTTTAAATAACTTAGCTGCACCTGCAAAACCTTCATCATCTAACCAAGTAGACATTGATAAATATAATCTAGAAGAATACTCTTCTTGCTCTACTCTATAGTTTAATAGATCAACCATTTCTCCACTTAAAAATTCTGATTTTGTTTTCATTTTATTTATTTTTAAAATCCGTCTAATAGTAAGATTACTTAATAGTAAATAAGTAATTACACATCAAAATTAAAGAGTTATAGAAAAGAGCACACTGACTTAGGTCAATCTGATAAAAATATTTTTTCATTCTACAGAAACAAAAAAAGAAATGAGAAGAAATTAGGTTAATTAGTACCCTTAATTAAGAAGAATATAAATAATTCCGATTAAAATAACAGACCCAAACGCACAGCCAATTATTTTCTTTGCAGATGTAGACCCTTTAAATAATGTAATTATTAATTTTACTAACATATTACTAATAGTAGCAGCAATTATTACTGATGATGCCAGTTGTAAATTTTCGCCATCTAAAGAAAATTTTGACATACTTATAGTTATAGCATCTGTATCTGCCAAACCTGCAATTAA
Protein-coding sequences here:
- a CDS encoding DUF1269 domain-containing protein — translated: MSHIIIVSFKEETKAIDALHKIKELDDYGDITLYEDMMIRKKENNQYQVLNDETEGEGWRTFTGMALGGLIGAIAGPVGLIIGLYSGTLVGAIFDGSHFNFEKNFIQKVSNKMEIGEIVIIAEVNEDSDIFIDNAMKPFSSEIIRSEAEIEYDIYVDEHIEDLEDKIEDEREKIKKATKEEKVKINTKIANLKAKRNAKIAELEAKRKSTLEEIKNKTKVRINKLEASLKGYEDSISDSITKAKVNRIQKKINKQKSKLSKLNKLLEEVLL
- a CDS encoding ferritin → MKTKSEFLSGEMVDLLNYRVEQEEYSSRLYLSMSTWLDDEGFAGAAKLFKQYSNEELVHATKAKKMLLANGIRPITPALKQPKQDYLSLPDVIIAALAHEKEITRQCYDLTKVAHKEGNFMVVELGLWYCKEQAEELNKVQYLIGRLEAFGEELSMLRELDEEMGELAD